The proteins below are encoded in one region of Equus przewalskii isolate Varuska chromosome 1, EquPr2, whole genome shotgun sequence:
- the KNSTRN gene encoding small kinetochore-associated protein isoform X2 yields MAAPEGVAPLGAYSTTWPPTGSAPHALPSGHRKFPFETQAADQVGGAAVAGEHLPNQSYEGCEQERQAPRVQPSRLVTMTSVIKTVYTLQPPSVLSGGLPADTQTRATSKSLLPVKSKEVDVSRFPHSGGSENDVTKVIKPRRENGQVKAADPAIKRNVRKGYKPVSKQKSEEELKDKNQLLEAVNKQLHQKLTETQGELKDLTQKVELLEKFQDSCLAILESKGLSPVSGSETLAADQEPTTDHVNSMLLLETLQDELKLFNETAKKQMEELQALKVKLKMKEEERAKFLEQQTLCNSQVNDFTAALEEMEQLLEM; encoded by the exons ATGGCAGCCCCCGAAGGCGTCGCCCCGCTCGGGGCCTACAGTACAACATGGCCGCCCACAGGAAGCGCACCGCACGCCCTTCCGTCCGGCCACCGGAAGTTTCCTTTTGAAACCCAGGCGGCAGACCAGGTCGGCGGAGCGGCAGTTGCTGGCGAGCATCTTCCGAATCAGAGCTACGAGGGCTGCGAGCAGGAGCGGCAGGCGCCTCG AGTCCAGCCGTCCCGTCTCGTTACGATGACCAGCGTGATTAAGACAGTATACACCCTGCAGCCTCCTTCCGTGCTGAGCGGCGGCCTGCCTGCAG ACACACAAACTCGAGCTACTTCTAAGAGCCTGTTACCTGTTAAGTCCAAAGAAGTGGATGTTTCTAGATTTCCGCATTCGGGAGGTTCAGAGAATGACGTCACAAAAGTCATCAAACCGAGACGAGAGAATGG GCAGGTGAAAGCTGCAGACCCTGCCATCAAGAGGAATGTCAGAAAGGG CTACAAACCAGTCAGCAAGCAGAAATCAGAGGAAGAGCTTAAGGataagaaccagctcttagaggCCGTGAACAAGCAGTTGCACCAAAAGTTGACTGAAACTCAG GGAGAACTGAAGGACCTGACCCAAAAGGTGGAGCTGCTGGAGAAGTTTCAGGACAGCTGTTTGGCAATTTTGGAGAGCAAGGGCCTCTCCCCAG TTTCAGGCAGTGAGACCCTGGCAGCAGACCAAGAGCCCACCACGGATCACGTGAACTCTATG TTGCTGTTAGAAACTTTGCAAGATGAACTGAAGCTTTTTAACGAAACGGCCAAAAAGCAGATGGAGGAGTTACAG GCCTTAAAAGTGAAgttgaagatgaaagaagaagagagggccAAGTTCCTAGAACAGCAGACCTTATGTAACAGCCAAGTGAATGATTTCACAGCAGCCCTTGAGGAGATGGAGCAACTGCTGGAAATGTGA
- the KNSTRN gene encoding small kinetochore-associated protein isoform X1 has protein sequence MAAPEGVAPLGAYSTTWPPTGSAPHALPSGHRKFPFETQAADQVGGAAVAGEHLPNQSYEGCEQERQAPRFGSTGARDWAGVQPSRLVTMTSVIKTVYTLQPPSVLSGGLPADTQTRATSKSLLPVKSKEVDVSRFPHSGGSENDVTKVIKPRRENGQVKAADPAIKRNVRKGYKPVSKQKSEEELKDKNQLLEAVNKQLHQKLTETQGELKDLTQKVELLEKFQDSCLAILESKGLSPVSGSETLAADQEPTTDHVNSMLLLETLQDELKLFNETAKKQMEELQALKVKLKMKEEERAKFLEQQTLCNSQVNDFTAALEEMEQLLEM, from the exons ATGGCAGCCCCCGAAGGCGTCGCCCCGCTCGGGGCCTACAGTACAACATGGCCGCCCACAGGAAGCGCACCGCACGCCCTTCCGTCCGGCCACCGGAAGTTTCCTTTTGAAACCCAGGCGGCAGACCAGGTCGGCGGAGCGGCAGTTGCTGGCGAGCATCTTCCGAATCAGAGCTACGAGGGCTGCGAGCAGGAGCGGCAGGCGCCTCGGTTCGGCTCTACCGGGGCGAGGGACTGGGCTGG AGTCCAGCCGTCCCGTCTCGTTACGATGACCAGCGTGATTAAGACAGTATACACCCTGCAGCCTCCTTCCGTGCTGAGCGGCGGCCTGCCTGCAG ACACACAAACTCGAGCTACTTCTAAGAGCCTGTTACCTGTTAAGTCCAAAGAAGTGGATGTTTCTAGATTTCCGCATTCGGGAGGTTCAGAGAATGACGTCACAAAAGTCATCAAACCGAGACGAGAGAATGG GCAGGTGAAAGCTGCAGACCCTGCCATCAAGAGGAATGTCAGAAAGGG CTACAAACCAGTCAGCAAGCAGAAATCAGAGGAAGAGCTTAAGGataagaaccagctcttagaggCCGTGAACAAGCAGTTGCACCAAAAGTTGACTGAAACTCAG GGAGAACTGAAGGACCTGACCCAAAAGGTGGAGCTGCTGGAGAAGTTTCAGGACAGCTGTTTGGCAATTTTGGAGAGCAAGGGCCTCTCCCCAG TTTCAGGCAGTGAGACCCTGGCAGCAGACCAAGAGCCCACCACGGATCACGTGAACTCTATG TTGCTGTTAGAAACTTTGCAAGATGAACTGAAGCTTTTTAACGAAACGGCCAAAAAGCAGATGGAGGAGTTACAG GCCTTAAAAGTGAAgttgaagatgaaagaagaagagagggccAAGTTCCTAGAACAGCAGACCTTATGTAACAGCCAAGTGAATGATTTCACAGCAGCCCTTGAGGAGATGGAGCAACTGCTGGAAATGTGA